One Pseudomonadota bacterium genomic window, GATACATTCCTTTCATCCGTACGATGAATTTGTTTTTATTTCATTACAAATCCTCCAGGTGATCTTTGCACCCATTCCAGGTGAAGCGACAGGCCTCATTGGCGGTTACCTCTATGGCCCTCTCCTGGGCACGATCTATTCCACCATCGGTCTCACTATCGGTTCGTGGATTGCCTTTCTCCTTGCCAGGGTATTTGGTCTTCCTTTTGTGGAAAAGACCGTGAAACCTGAGATTATCAAGAAATACGACTATGTCATGGAACATCAGGGGGCTCTTATTTCCTTCGTCCTCTTTCTCATCCCGGGATTCCCAAAGGACTACCTATGCTACATCATGGGGTTGAGTCACATGACAACAACAACATTCCTCGTCGTTTCCACAATCGGCAGGTTGTTTGGGACCACCTTGCTTTCCGTCTGTGGAAGTTACGCCCATCACCACCAGTATGGCGCTCTCATTATTGCTTTCGGTGTGAGCGGTATCTTTATTATACTGGCCTACCTATACCGGGAAAGATTAATAAAAATATTAAGGAGAAAAAAATGATATAGTTCATACAAAAATACACGATTTCAGGCTTAATACTAAAAAACGGGGTCTAATTTACACAATATGTCATGAATAATCTTGTCTTTGAGGGCTCTTGTACTCCTCTATGATAGATGGCAAATCGTTTGCACTGATATGCATATTCACTCCAAATGATTTTGTCGATCCAGCGTCAGCTTGAATGATTACTAAACTGCCCATTGCATACTATACATCAGTATCTCTTTCTATTGGTTTGTAACTCTTTTTTTATTGTGATCTTTGAACGTCAATAAGGACAGTTTATTGACCCATTTCTCAGCCTCTTGAGTTATCGATAGCTTAAACCATTGATAGTGTAGTATTTAGAGGCTATTTTAGACCCCGTTTTTTAGTATTAAGCCCGATTTCATCAAAAAACACTTTTAAATGAATCCGATACTATTTGTGTGTAGATGCACTAAATATTCTTCGACTTCCACTCATGTGTCAGGGAAGGGGACTCCTATGAGAAGACAACGGCTGATTGATTCACAGCACACTTGTCAGCACTGTGGAAATGCCCTGTCATCATGACATCGACAGACATGGTCGCTAAGCGCTCTTATACGACCGTGTCCACTTGAGAACCTACACCCGTTGCCGATACAGCGGAAGCTCCAGTACCCCGGGACTGTTCGTTTTGCTGCAAGAGGCCTAAGATGGTATCGGGGTTCATCGTGAGAAGGTTGATGTTTAGGAGATTCTACGAGTCCACCGTCGAGAACTGCGCCGAATCTTTAGTGCTTGTGGAAGCACTCTCGTTGTTTGCATTCTGTTCCTGCACCAGAATCTTCTGAACCAACCCGGGGCTTGCCTTCATCAATTCCTCGTTTTCCGCGCCCATGAGTATGCTTATCATAGGGTCCGTCGAGTCCTGGCTTCCACCGAGCAGCGTATTCACCATGGAATCCCCTGACATTTGGCCGTTCAAGCCGAACATGGAGGACTCGGCATTGAGGAAAACTTCGCTTTATATTTTTGATACCAATCCGCCTTCATTCATATAACTTTGTTGCCTTCGTCGTCATCTCCTCGACGTACTAAAATGTACGCCTCCGTCGCCTCCTCTTTGTCGCCCGGGTACCCTCTGGGTGCTATCTTTGAATCCGAATTGGTATGAGATTACTCGTGAGGCTGACCGTGTCGGTAACGGTGCTCTGGGTGCTCGCCGATGCTGTTTGGCTGTTAGCGCTTGACTGCTGGCCCGTCTGTTGGGTGTGCTGGTCAGGCCAATACTGTAATTGCGCCCCTCTATTTGCCGGCTGCGGGTTGTGCAGGTTGACCCTGCCTGCTGTCCATCATAATAGGCATATCCTTGAGCATATCCCACGCTCTGTCCCTTTCTTTCATGTCTTCTCGCCCGTTTGCATCACTGGAGTCTATTGAATACACGGTCTTCTCCTTGTCCTGCGTTACATCAAGCCCGTCTTTTCCAAAAAGAGGTGAGATTGTAGCCCGGGCACAAGAAAGAGCAGGATACTGCTGATACAGAGGATCCGGATAGGGTTTATACTTTTCGATGTCTCACAACCTTTCATGCGGATTCCTTTTCAAATAATTATTCGCTATCCAGACCGGCTCGGGTCTCGTGAATGGTTAGTTAAACCGGTTTCCCTATCGCCCATGGGGTCAGGTTACCGAACCCGTCAGCAATCTGTTCCAGGAAAAAACTTCCTCTGTAGGAAAAGCTTTCCGCTTGATCAATAGAACCCTATATGACCTATATGCACGTCCTTCGTAAATCCCTTTCAAACCGTGATATCGATATTGAACGTAGCTAATTGAAGGTTGGTGCCAGTTCCAGAGGCCGCGGTTGTTTTCTGCGCTATGTCCTGGGCCAGAGTCGCAAAGGCTTTCTGAGCCCCTGTAAGGTCGCCTGATTGAAGGGCATTGCCAACTGCCGCAAGGTCATTGCTTGGCTGGCTGTTTCCCCCGGTCTGCTGAACGCTCTGTGACTGGCCCACACTCTGCAAATCCTGATTCAATGCAGCAAAGGCCTTCCGGGCCCCAGCAAGATCACCGGAAATTAAGCATTGCCCAAGGTCCGTAAAATCTTTCCCTATCTGCTGAAACTGGCTCGGTGTAGCGTTTTGGCTAACGGTTGTGCTTGAAGTAACACCAGAGACAAACATAATGTACCTCTTTAAATGAAATTTAAACCCGATCTTCTAAATGCAAACGGCGTGCCAACCTGCAGGAATTCGGAAAACATTCCATCAACGTGGATCATAGCCTTTCCCTTCACGGGCATTCGAAGATATTTGACCTGCGTTACGGTTGTACTTGAAAGAAGAAAAAAGGACAGGCTGCTTCCCAGGAGCAATGGTTGTGGGGGGCAGAAACCACTTCAACTCCGATTCCGGCAATATCTGCCTGCCGGGAATAATTTTCCCATATTCTATCCACAGGACAAGCGAGAAAGCGTGCTACACCCCCTGTAAAGTGCCGTCAAATCAATATATTATGCAGCATGAACAGAGGAGGCACGACTATTGCATAAATAGTTTTGGTACTCCAGACCAAACATTTACAGGGGCAAGTCGGGGTTACCCATATCAGAAAGGAGGGAATCAAAAATGATCAGCGGAATAAGCGGAGTAGACAACTCTTGCTACCTGCAGCACCTGCAACAACTGCAACAATTGCAGCAGTCTCAATCCAACGGCCCCTCTGCGGACCAGCTTTTCAGCAAAATCGACATGAACGGAGACGGCTCCATAAGCAAGGATGAGTTCGCGACTTATCAATCGAGCATGGCGAAACAATTCGAAAGCTCCATAATGGGCTCTCAGACGGACTCGACCTCAGCGTTCCTCGCCTTGCTTCAGAGCGCGGGGTTGGCCACTGCGGGAAGCAGCACTTCAACGACAGCAGCTTCCAATTCTACGACGTCTCAAAAAAGCAGCACAACGACGGACCAGCTCTTCAGCAAAATCGACACAAACGGAGACGGTTCCATAAACAAGGATGAGCTCGCGAAGGCGGGAGCGGCAATCCACCGTCACCACCATCACGGTGCGCACAAAGCGGGCTCGAAAAGCGGCTCTGCGTCTCCTCTGAACCAGCTCTTCAGCAACATCGACACGAACGGAGACGGCTCCATAAGCAAGGATGAGATGATCACGTTTTTTACGAATCTCGGCGCAACGACGAACTCAAGCACGACAGTTGGTAACAAACTGACAGCGACCGTTTAAAGGAACGGCAAATGATGATCCGGAAGACTTCGTTCTTGTCACAACCATTAAAAGGGACAAGTCTTAATTCACGGATCAGGATAGCAGGCACGCTATTTACATGTAAGGTAAACCGACTCGCCCCTCGACGACATGTAAAAGCTTCTTTGTTATGATCGGCTTAATTGACCGTAAACTTAAGGCGGAGGACGCATAGCGTTTCAAAAGCTATCACAGCGAAAGCGGTCGGCTAAGCGAACCGGCCCGAGGAACGTGCATTAAGAACTCCATCACGTACCAGTACAGGTAGCAAGCCTTCTCTTTCCGGTAGTAATCGTCAATACTTTCAGAATCTCTGTTCCAAACATTTGTGTAGCTCGCAGGCGCACATTTCTTCCTGTCACTCAATGATTGACTAATTTTGGGAATCATGCAAGAGTATCCATGGTAATCGTTACATATTTCCATCTGGTTCCGTGAGGGGCTGATACCAAATGTTGTATGGTTGAAATACTGTGGCACCGCCTGGAAGACAGTCGGCAAAAGGAGAAAGCAAATCAAAAGACGAGGAGGACACAGACCATGAAAAAGACATTTGGAACGGTGGCAGCTGCAATGGTTGTGTTTTTTTTGATAGGAACTTTTATTACCGCTGAGCATGTCACAGCCGGGGAGACGGGTAAGGGGGGCGGGCGTTTCATCGCCTATGACAACGGGACGGTTCTGGACACTGGGAGCGGGCTAATGTGGGCAGCGAAGGACAACGGGTCGGATATTAACTGGCAAGACGCTATGAGCTATTGTCAAAATTATCAGGGAGGTGGGTACACAGACTGGCGGATGCCGACACTGGATGAACTGGCAGGACTGTACGATGCGGACAAATCCCGTCCGTCAGCATACAATCGTGACTATAACATTCATGTCGCAACGGAGTTGATTGATATTACCCATTTCGCTCCCTGGGCATCGGAAACCAGCGGTTCCACCGCCGCCAACTTCAATTTCTACAATGGCAAGCGGAACTGGAGTCAAAAGTCGAACGACAACATCACCCGGGCACTCCCGGTGCGCAATACCAAATAGGTCATTTGGTAATGCAACACACATTGGGGCAGGGGAATATATTGTAAGCACACTTGATGTCTTTGCCCCTCATTCATATAACGGCATTGTTAATGGATGTCTTTCTTTGATGCCCATAGCGTTGAATTCAAGACAGATTCCTCAACGGGAGATGGCCGCAATCTCTTCAAAGATTTCCACGATCGGGGCTTCTGCCAAGAGATCATCAAACTTCTTGAACAACTGCTGAAGATACGGCGTGGACATGTGATAGTCAACCGCCGCTTGATCCCGATATTTTTCGTAAAATAAAAATTTACCAGGATTCTTTGGCGCGCGATGGAGCACATACGCCAACGCTCCTTGCTCAGCTTGTACATGGGGAACCATGGCTTTTAACATATTTTCCAATTCAGGTTCTTTTCCACTTTTGGCCTGTAAAATGGCATTTATAACAATCATCAGAAGTTCTCCTTGTCATTTCTGTTTTTTTTCTACATGTGTTTCTTCATTCGACAGGGGAATCATCGCTCACCCAGTCAATTCTGTATTCTCCCCTGTCGTGGACGATTTAATTCTTTTTTATATGCTGCATACTTGCTCTTATAGGTCCAGTCTGTCGCTTCCCGAAACAAGGAACTGATAATTATCATGAAACTGGTCGTAAATGCCCTTAAGGTAATTTTTCCATTCTTTGCATTTATGTATTTCATCATGGATACTATTTTGCATTATAATAAAATTTAGTCAAATAGTTTCATGCGCCGGAATTTCCCTGCTTGCTACGAGCAACAACCATGAAGCGTGCATGAGTCTATTACAGGGACTTGCGCCTGTCTCCGTAAGGGGGTTGCCCCCTCCTTTTTTAAATGTTCAAACAGCTTAAACCGCTTAAACGGTTCAAACAGCCCGAATTACTTGAACGGCTTGAACGGTTTTATCGGCTTGAACGGTTCACTTGGAGTCTCCCCCTCTCGCTCGCGGTGCTCGCTGGGTAGATTCCAACACCCGTGTAATACCACGGGTACCCAACGACGCAAGGCAGACTACCACGCTTTCAAGCGTGGGCGAATGCCTTATTATTCACACAACGCGTGTATATATTCAGCGCCACGGGCTTGCCCGTGGGAATCTATGATCTTGCGGTTCTTGAGCGGCTGTCTTTGACAAGGCTGAAGTGGAGACGGTTTTGTTCTACGTCAGCGAGTGCGACTTTGACTTTCACTTTATCGCCGATGCGGTATGTCTTTTTCGTTCTTCTCCCCATGAGCCTGAATTTATCTTCCTGGAAGATGTAATAATCATCATGAAGTTCGCTGAGGAGAACCAGCCCTTCCACGAAAAAATCAAGAAGCTCCACAAAAAAGCCAAAAGAGGTGATATGTGAAACAATCCCTTCATATACCTCACCTAGCTTATCTTTCATGAAAAACACCTTGATCCTGTCTTCCAACTCTCTTTCAGCTTCCATGGCGACCCTTTCACGCTCTGAGAGGTGTATTGCCATGCGGTCAAGCTCCTGTTCAGGAAACAGTCCGCCTTTATCTCCCTTTGCATAATTGGCAAGTGCAAGTTTGAGCGCCCTGTGACATACGAGGTCAGGGTATCTCCTTATGGGTGATGTAAAGTGTAGATAGCAATCTGATGCCAGCCCGAAATGGCCTTTATTTGAGGCCGAATATTTTGCCTGCTTCATGGACTTGAGAAGGGTCTTATTTATCAGGAATTCATATTGTGAGCCACTCACGCTTTTTAAAAGTGATTGAAGGTATCCGGTAGTCCCGTTGACTTTCTTGTGATCTACAGGAAGGTTCTGCAAAAGCCTTTCAAAGTCTATCAGTTTCTCGCGGTCAGGATGTTCATGTATTCTGTAGATTGCGGGGATCTTGTTTTTAAACAGATATTGTGCTACCGCCTCATTTGCTGCAATCATGAATTCCTCGATAATCCTGTGGGCGAAGAGTCTCTCTGACCTGATAATGCCTTTCACCCCGCCTTCGATGTCCAGTATGACCTCCGGTTCAGGCAAGTCAAAATCAAGACTGCCTCTCCGGTTTCTTTTTTCTGCCAATATCTCTGCAAGCGCTTTCATGAGCTCTAATTCGGTTATAACAGCCTTCAGGTCGTTCCTTGTTTTTTTGTCTTTATGTATGAGCGCCTTTTCAACTTTAGCGTATGTGAGCCTCATGGCGCTTTTTATGAGCGATTTACAAAAGGATGTCCGGGTTAATGTTCCATCTTTTGAGAATGTCATTTTTGCTGTCATGGCAAGCCTTTCTTCATTGGGGTTCAGGCTGCATATGACGTTTGACAGTATCTTCGGGAGCATGGGGACGACTGTCCCCGGAAAATAGGTGCTTGTGCCCCTCTCGTATGCCTCTGTGTCGAGGACAGTGCCGGGAAGCACATAGTGGGAAACATCCGCTATGGAAACATACAGTTCGTAGCCATCCTTTGTTTTTTCTATGAATACGGCATCATCAAAATCTTTTGCAAATTCGCCGTCAATTGTGACGTGTTTGAGTGCACGCAGATCAACCCTGTCATGACCGGCCTCATCTGAGAGCCTTACTTCATTTATTTCGGTTTCAACTGTTTTCTTAAACCTCTGCGGAAGATTGTATTTAAATGCCACAAACTGGGTGATGGATTTTACATCATTAAGCCCCCCAAAGACCTTAACAATTTTACAGGTAGGGTCTTTCCCATCTTCAGGATACTTCAAAATCTGGGAGGCAACGAGGCTACCCTCGGCTATTTGCTTATATGCCGGATTCTCTATGATGAAATGATGCGGAACCTTTCCATCTTCAGAAACAACATACCAGATATTTTTTAACTGTTTTGCATACCCTGTGATATTTTTTGTCTTTCTCTCGATAACTTTTATTATCTTTCCTTCTTTTTTCCCTCTTACGGTATGTTCTATCCGCGCGATGACTTTATCGCCGTGGAAGGCATTTTTTATCGATCCTGACGGGATAAATATGTCTTTCTCTCCCTCTTTCTCGGAAATTAAAAATCCATTCCCGCTTCGTGTGCACCATAATGTTCCTGACTGGAGATTCATCTCGTGGGGTATTCCGTACATCCCGCTTTTGAGCATTATAACGGCACCCTCTTTAAGCAAATCCTTTATCAGCACTCTTATTGCCCTTCGTTCGGACTTACTTATCTGAAGAACCTTTTCCAGTTCCTTCAGACTGACCGGTCTTTTCGAGTTTTTTAAAACTTTCAGAAGATTTTCTTTATTGAGGGTAAGGACTTTTTTTTGTTTTATCATATATTTATTGAAATCCGTTTAGGGATTAAAGCCTGGAAGGCATTACTGTTTTTTCTGGCGGAGAGGCAGGGATTTGAACCCTGGGTACGGTTTAACCCGTACACTCGCTTAGCAGGCGAGCACCTTCGGCCAACTCGGTCACCTCTCCATGGGCCAAAGTATACTTGTTTAAGTATTAAAAATCAATAGTTAAGAGGCGTATATGCTTGACAAACATTTTTATGACAGGTAATTATTATTCCCTGGGAAAGAAAACAAACCAAAACAAAAAACGAGATTGCCAAGCCCAAAAAACGGAACTTACAACGTCAATGAACAGAAAGTTGTTTAAGAGCGATATAACAGAGGTTTTAAATGCCCGGCATGAGTTGCTGAGAGCCATCCGGGATTTTTTTTATTCCCGCGACTATATTGAGGTTGAAACACCTAACCTCATGAAAACTGTGCCGCCAGATCCCCACATTGACCCGCTGGAGGTGTTTATAGAAGATAAAGGACCGTTTTACCTCCATACATCTCCCGAGTTACACATGAAGAAACTCCTGCAATGCGGGGCTGAGCGTATATTCCAGATATGCAAGGTTTACAGGGTGGAAGAGTTTGAAGAAGTGCATAACGTCGAATTTACCATGCTCGAATGGTACAGAAGGGGAACATACGAAGATGCCATAGAAGAAGTTGCTGAACTTGTTGAGCATGTGACGGGAATGAAAAAACCTTATAAGGTCTATGATTTAGAGCGTCTGATTGCAGACCGGACAGGGATTAACCCTTTTCAATATGACAGGGATGAATTTTACAAAGCGCTTAAAGGGAAAGGGTTTGCGGGTATTGACGAAAAAGATACCTGGAATGACCTTTTTTTCAAGCTTTTCATCCAGGAAGTCGAACCTGAGCTGAATCAAAACAGACCCTATTTCATAAAGGACTGGCCGATGTCTATATCAACTATGGCAAAAAGGAAAAATGTAAATAAAGTTGAGCGCTTCGAGCTGTATATGAATGGCCTGGAAGTAGCGAACGGGTACACGGAACTCCTGGATCCCGTTGAGCAGAGAGCAAGGTTTATCAACGATAACGAAGAGAGAGAAAGGCTTGGCAAAAAGACATTTGAGATTGATGAGAATTTCATTGAGGCGTTATTGCCTTTAGAAGGCTCATATACCGGCGTTTCCCTCGGTATTGACAGGCTGCTCATGGTTCTCATGGGTAAAAAGACGATAAACGAAGTTTTGGTAGTGCGAAACTGGTAGTCGCAGGCTTTAGCGAAAAAGCCATGAGCTAATTTCAGAGTGTAAACTTGTAGAACATTATCCCCAGATATTCTTTTATTGCAAGCGATATAACGGCTGTATTGCCTGCATTTGGCAGATAGCTGAAGACATCATATTTCATTCTTGATGTCTTATAACCGGTAGGGAAGGGCAATACTTCCTTGAAATGCTTGTCAAAGAGCATTTTTGACCTTTTCATATGATAGGCATTCGTTATGAGAACTATTTTTGTAATCTTGTGTTGTTCGGCTAATTCTTTAACGTATCCGGCATTTTCAAAAGTGTCTTTGCTCCTGCCTTCAGGTAATATATAACTTTCGTTAACCCCCAATGATAAGAACAGCCTTTTCGCTACTTCTGATTCAGCTATTCTTTCACCGATGTTTCCCCCTGAAAAAATGATAGGTTTTTTGGATAATTGAAAGAGCCTGAATGCACATACGACTCTTCCCAGTGCATCTTCACCAGGAATACCTTTTCCATCAATGTCAGGCGCATTGTCATAGACGCCTCCGCCGAGCACTACATAGGCTTCATATGTTTTTACTGTGTTGACAGGAGGAGGCTTAAAAGCGTTTTCAAGAGGCAGTAAAAACAGATCTTTTGTAGGCTCAATGCTGAAGACATATAACAGGATTGCCAGAGACACTATGAGCAGTTTGAGTCTTTTTTTTAGAAATATTGCTCCCAGTAGGAGTAATACAATGAATATGCCCGGCGGCAGGATTGAAAATGTGATTATCTTTTTTAAAATAAACATGGTTTTATCAGTTTACGGTTCACAGTTACTTCAGTGAATAGTGAATAGTCAAAGGCATTTTTTAAGCTCATTGTCATTAGTGTTTTGCCATATTTTCATACCCTTAAAATTTTTAATCTTATCTTCCATTTTCTATCTTCCTGTTTTTACTATTCACTAACGACTATTCACTATTCACTGTCTTCATCTCTGTCGGTACTTTGCAATCAGCTCTTTAATCTTTGGTATCGCTGCCTTTGCAGCCTTTATCCCTTCTTCCATGAGCACCTTTTTCTGTGTAAAATCAAAGATCGAAACGCCTTTTGTATCCGGTTCGATTATGACATCTGCATATTGGAGCTTTGTTTTATTGCTCTGATGCATCACGATGTTCACCGACTGCCCGATAATATCTACCACTGAATTGATGTTGTAATCTTTGATGTCTTTAAGGAGGTTGACGGCGATGACGATGTCTGCCCCCTTATTTCGTGCAATGTCGCAGGGAATGCTGTTTGTTACCCCGCCGTCAACGAGCAATCTGTTTCCGAATGTAACGGGGACGAAGATGCCCGGGATAGCAGATGAGGCCCTGATTGCCCTTGAAAGAGAACCCTTTTCCAGGATGATTGTTTCGCCTGTATTTAAATCTGTAGCAATAGGGTAGAAGGGTATTTTTGTATCCTCAATTTTCTTTACTTTAACTGTCTGGTCAACAAAGGTTTCAAGCTTTGTACCCTGTGCAGGCCCGAGTTTGGAATAGATGATTGAAAGATCGAGGACGTCGTTTTTATCAATTTTAAAGGCAATCCACTCAAGCTGGAAACTATCCGGATTTGAGGCGTAGATACCGCCAATCAGACTTCCCACGCTGGTGCCGACAATCATATGGATGGGTATTTTTTCCTGTTCCAGCGCCCTGATTACGCCTACATGGGCGAACCCCTTTGCCGACCCTCCGCCAAGAACGAGTGCAATTTTCGGTTCCCGTTTTTCCTGAACCCTGGGTACCACCTGTGGCGTTGTCTGACAGGAAAAAAGGAACACGCAGGCTACAAAGAAAACGAAAAAACAGGACATCTTTTTACTTTTATCTTTTGTCTTTTTCACTATTCACTATTCACTATTCACGGTCTTACCCGCTTCACGCATAACGCTTCACGACTATCATACACGTTGTCCGACATAGGGGTTGTATACCTTTTCT contains:
- a CDS encoding DUF1566 domain-containing protein, with translation MKKTFGTVAAAMVVFFLIGTFITAEHVTAGETGKGGGRFIAYDNGTVLDTGSGLMWAAKDNGSDINWQDAMSYCQNYQGGGYTDWRMPTLDELAGLYDADKSRPSAYNRDYNIHVATELIDITHFAPWASETSGSTAANFNFYNGKRNWSQKSNDNITRALPVRNTK
- the rnr gene encoding ribonuclease R, which codes for MIKQKKVLTLNKENLLKVLKNSKRPVSLKELEKVLQISKSERRAIRVLIKDLLKEGAVIMLKSGMYGIPHEMNLQSGTLWCTRSGNGFLISEKEGEKDIFIPSGSIKNAFHGDKVIARIEHTVRGKKEGKIIKVIERKTKNITGYAKQLKNIWYVVSEDGKVPHHFIIENPAYKQIAEGSLVASQILKYPEDGKDPTCKIVKVFGGLNDVKSITQFVAFKYNLPQRFKKTVETEINEVRLSDEAGHDRVDLRALKHVTIDGEFAKDFDDAVFIEKTKDGYELYVSIADVSHYVLPGTVLDTEAYERGTSTYFPGTVVPMLPKILSNVICSLNPNEERLAMTAKMTFSKDGTLTRTSFCKSLIKSAMRLTYAKVEKALIHKDKKTRNDLKAVITELELMKALAEILAEKRNRRGSLDFDLPEPEVILDIEGGVKGIIRSERLFAHRIIEEFMIAANEAVAQYLFKNKIPAIYRIHEHPDREKLIDFERLLQNLPVDHKKVNGTTGYLQSLLKSVSGSQYEFLINKTLLKSMKQAKYSASNKGHFGLASDCYLHFTSPIRRYPDLVCHRALKLALANYAKGDKGGLFPEQELDRMAIHLSERERVAMEAERELEDRIKVFFMKDKLGEVYEGIVSHITSFGFFVELLDFFVEGLVLLSELHDDYYIFQEDKFRLMGRRTKKTYRIGDKVKVKVALADVEQNRLHFSLVKDSRSRTARS
- a CDS encoding TVP38/TMEM64 family protein; its protein translation is IHSFHPYDEFVFISLQILQVIFAPIPGEATGLIGGYLYGPLLGTIYSTIGLTIGSWIAFLLARVFGLPFVEKTVKPEIIKKYDYVMEHQGALISFVLFLIPGFPKDYLCYIMGLSHMTTTTFLVVSTIGRLFGTTLLSVCGSYAHHHQYGALIIAFGVSGIFIILAYLYRERLIKILRRKK
- a CDS encoding patatin-like phospholipase family protein; the protein is MKKTKDKSKKMSCFFVFFVACVFLFSCQTTPQVVPRVQEKREPKIALVLGGGSAKGFAHVGVIRALEQEKIPIHMIVGTSVGSLIGGIYASNPDSFQLEWIAFKIDKNDVLDLSIIYSKLGPAQGTKLETFVDQTVKVKKIEDTKIPFYPIATDLNTGETIILEKGSLSRAIRASSAIPGIFVPVTFGNRLLVDGGVTNSIPCDIARNKGADIVIAVNLLKDIKDYNINSVVDIIGQSVNIVMHQSNKTKLQYADVIIEPDTKGVSIFDFTQKKVLMEEGIKAAKAAIPKIKELIAKYRQR
- the epmA gene encoding EF-P lysine aminoacylase EpmA is translated as MNRKLFKSDITEVLNARHELLRAIRDFFYSRDYIEVETPNLMKTVPPDPHIDPLEVFIEDKGPFYLHTSPELHMKKLLQCGAERIFQICKVYRVEEFEEVHNVEFTMLEWYRRGTYEDAIEEVAELVEHVTGMKKPYKVYDLERLIADRTGINPFQYDRDEFYKALKGKGFAGIDEKDTWNDLFFKLFIQEVEPELNQNRPYFIKDWPMSISTMAKRKNVNKVERFELYMNGLEVANGYTELLDPVEQRARFINDNEERERLGKKTFEIDENFIEALLPLEGSYTGVSLGIDRLLMVLMGKKTINEVLVVRNW
- a CDS encoding EF-hand domain-containing protein, with the protein product MAKQFESSIMGSQTDSTSAFLALLQSAGLATAGSSTSTTAASNSTTSQKSSTTTDQLFSKIDTNGDGSINKDELAKAGAAIHRHHHHGAHKAGSKSGSASPLNQLFSNIDTNGDGSISKDEMITFFTNLGATTNSSTTVGNKLTATV
- a CDS encoding YdcF family protein, encoding MFILKKIITFSILPPGIFIVLLLLGAIFLKKRLKLLIVSLAILLYVFSIEPTKDLFLLPLENAFKPPPVNTVKTYEAYVVLGGGVYDNAPDIDGKGIPGEDALGRVVCAFRLFQLSKKPIIFSGGNIGERIAESEVAKRLFLSLGVNESYILPEGRSKDTFENAGYVKELAEQHKITKIVLITNAYHMKRSKMLFDKHFKEVLPFPTGYKTSRMKYDVFSYLPNAGNTAVISLAIKEYLGIMFYKFTL
- a CDS encoding putative quinol monooxygenase is translated as MIVINAILQAKSGKEPELENMLKAMVPHVQAEQGALAYVLHRAPKNPGKFLFYEKYRDQAAVDYHMSTPYLQQLFKKFDDLLAEAPIVEIFEEIAAISR